TGGCCCAAGCTTCCCCGGTGTCACGATGGTGGGGTCGCGACTTTTCGAACTTCAGCCTTTCTCCATGTCTCACTTGCTAGTTCTCAACGACGTCCAACACCTGAATGACACTTCTCCTCTGTAATCTCCAACGACATTCATTACTTATAAAAGGGGTTGACGAACCAAGAGCAAACGCTCATTCACCGAAACGAACGATATTTCCTATATACGGCAGTCATTTCAGCCTCGCCAGGACACACCAACGCATCTTAGACCTTCAATACCCGGCTGAAAGTACACAACAAGCCACGGGCACTTCACCAAAAGCCGTCCTCGTCTCACTCCAGAGACTctattttctttttcgaaacttacaccaccaaccttcaaaaccaccaaccatGACAGACACCACGCGCTGGAAAGCCACCGTCCACGTCCGCGGCCTCGCACCCGCCGTGACGACTGCTACCCTCCACGACGCCTTCATTCCCTTTGGCGAGATCTCTGATATCTCGCTACCCAAGAACGAGAAGCCCGACTCGACGGATCCGCACAGGGGGTTTGCCTATGTCGAGtatgaggacgaggaggacgccaaggaggccattGACAACATGGATCAGTCCGAGTTGTTTGGCAGAGTGATCAGGGTTTCGGCGGCCAAGATACCCAAGAGCGCGAAAGAAGGGTTGGGGTCTAGGACTGCTGTTTGGGAGCAGGTGAGTTTGTTTCTTCGGTGGTTACTCGAGAAGAAAGATGAGGCATGGACTTGTGCTAATGGGTTGGCCTATAGGAAGGATGGCTGGCTGAGAATGCCGTCAGTGAGGAGGACCGTCTGGCTGCTACCGCACCTGATGACCCTATGCAAGGCCTCGAGGGACTGGATGTTGCTGGACCGAGGCCGCAATAAGTGCCGGTCATTGCTCGGTCCGTCTTCAGCGAACGGACTCTCCTCGATGAGGCTCAGGGAGAGAAGCGAGTCTCCGTGTTGATACCCGGAAAGAAAAGCATTGCATGGCTACGGCGTTGAATGGCATCATTGGGACCTGGATTTTATCTTATTTTGGACAGTTTGTATCACGTTCTGTTGTTTCTCTTACCACTAGACATCAATTCGACAATGTCACTTATACACCACAGACCGCTCGAGAGCCCTCGCTCAAGACGAAAAACTAACAGCCATCACCCTCCCAAGCAACCCACACTCAACTCTTTTTGTAGGATTAACCGTGTTGATTCCTGGTCATCATGTACAATGCTACgcaaaaaaaaggaggcCGCCTTTCTCGAGAACGCCTTCCTCAATCCCTTATCGAACATACGCCCCCTGCCAACGCTTCTCGGTAAAGCGTTTAGtgcttctcctcgtcgccgtGAGCGGCGTGGGCAGCGTGGGCATCGGCAGCGCGGTTCTGACGCTTAAGACGGATGGTCTTGTCGACGTAAAGGTGGCGGGTGATGGAGTAGAAGGCAGCGCAGACGGCGaaaccgacgacgacacctaATCATTCAAGCAGTTCCCCTCCTTATCAGCACTCGGCCCAGGATGGCGTGCGAAAGTATAATAATCTGGTGCAAGCTTACCGAGAGGCCACAACTCAGCGGGGACGCTCTTCGCGCGCATGCGGAGGCGCTGGGTGACGGTGTGGGCTGTAacgttgatgatgtcgtcaGTCGCGGATAGCTCTCCCCCCTCGCGCAATTATTTTGaaaccctcctccaactccatcgCCAATTGGGCAAAAGCTCTTGAAGCTCCGAACAAGGTGTAATAGGTTTTGTCGTCGTGGGCTTATGCAATTGTTGGTGTTTCGTTCACGTACcggcctgctcctccttctgcaaCACCAGAAAACAACCCTCGGTTAGCAACTCTGACGCAATGGCACCTGCTCCCCCGAGCTTTCGGAAAAGACGCGGACTCAGGACCGGGGGATAGCTCTTACGGGAATGGGGCGCATCATGCGGGGGGTCTGGCGGAAAGCCTGACGGGCGACACGGGAGGCGAACATCTTGCCGGTGTTTCGTGGAGTGGAGATTTGTCTTGGAGGATTGGTGTTGCGCTACCGCggtggacgaggagaagcttTTGCGAGCAAGgcaaggttgaggttggcaaTTGAACTTCGGCTCTTTCTTTGCACTTCAAATCAGATGCGGGAGTTCGAGCGTTGAGCTTCGGCTGCACGGACACCATCCGGGGGTTCCACCTGCTGTTAGGTGAGGTCAGCCCACCACAGCTGGCGTCCAGCTGTCCCGGATTGGGTCCCGTCGAGGTAGGAAGCATCATCGAGTGCCGTCACCATTTGGGGGCTGCCAAGCCGTTGCATGACTCTCAGCTGTTGTGAGCCGCGTCGAGTGCTGAGGACGACTGGAGGTGCGGAAATTGGTGCCTCAGGCTTCAGAGTCGCGGGTCGTCGCTGCAGTGGACGAAGCTTTGGCTTTCAGAAGGTGCATTGCCTGGCACTGCCtggacggagaaggaggacagTGCACTGACTGCAATTCGTCAGAGCTACCAAAAGCTAGCACCCGTGCTGTGGAATCGATCCACTCGGCTCACCTcgcctcatcatcgacacaAAGGTCAGAATCTCTCAGCACAGCTCCTCCACGTCCCCGTCAACACCCGCACCTGGTCCAATTCCACAAGCCATTGAGCTTCCacctctcaacaccaaactcccagacaccaccacaaccccccgcgaccaccaccgcaaaCCAACCGCCAAGATGTCCGACGAGGATCGCGTTACCAAGCCCTTCAAGTTCGTCACTGGTATGTACAGCTATAGTCCCTGAGAGAATTGGTCCTCTGCTCCCCAAAGCAAAGATCTAAATTCCCTCGGCAAAAATCATGCCGTGACCTCATTGCGCCGGACCGGAATTGACTGCTAACGAAACACACGTCGCAGCTGGTATGCAATAACCTTCACCTCTGCCCTTTTCACACAAACACAATTAGCTCTCCGCCGAATCTGCCGAAACCGGTAACAAGCTTCAGAAGCTACACTCCTGCGATCGCCGAAATCCCCGATGTACCCCCGTTGGAGATAGAGCTCAAAGCTCGTTCGGCacgggggagaggaagaggagtgcAATGTGGAGACACCCGAAACATTCGAGCTTTGCGCGGCGCGGGGCAAGCATCACACCTTCTCCATGCCGGCAGCAGCTAGCTTTGCTTTTTGCGGATGCGGATTCACGAGCGAGCAGAGCCGtcaaaccacaaccaccgccaaaAGAGAAACCGCCAAAAAAGCCTGTGTTCTGACGTATTGCGTGTTTTTCACAAACAATTAGGTGTCGACGCCCGTTTCCCCAACGTCAACCAGACCAAGCACTGCTGGCAAAACTACGTCGATTACCACAAGTGCATTCTCGCCAAGGGCGAGGACTTCGCTCCCTGCCGCCAGGTTAGCCGCACCACTTTCACCAGTTCCACCAGCCGTTGTTTTCCCGGatgagagaaagaggagggaaaacTATGGAGGCCGGGTGGGAATGCAACGCTCGACCGACTATGACAAAACTATGGGATGAAAGGAAATTCGAATGCTGACTGAAAACTCGCCGTTGATTAGTTCTGGCTCGCCTACCGCTCTCTCTGCCCCAGCGGCTGGTACCAGAGATGGGACGAGCAGCGTGGTACGTAACGGGGAATCCTCTTCCATTGCTCAAAGGGGGCCAACTGAGACATTGTTTACTGACATCTTCTCACAGAGGCTGGCAACTTCCCCGTCAAGCTGGAGTAAATATACCCCTGAAATGCTTGTAGGACGTGATAGGAAGAGCCGGATGGATGATGGCCACGGTCGACCACGTATCAGGGCTCACTTTACCTTACATCGAACCTTGTTGTATTAGAAAGCTCTTGGTAGTACGGGGAAATGCACATAAAGAGCACCTTGGGGTTGACGAAACGAAGGTTTCTCATTAATTTCATGCTAAAGTGATATATTGGAATAGACCGTGAATAGAAACAGAGCTTCCTTTGCTGAACCGAATCTGGTATTCCGCTAGGCTCTGGATAATAAGTCCTAGCATGTGGTATCATGAAACCCCTTTAACCCCTATTCACTATCTCAAAGTGAAACAATCCAAACAAACCGAACACCGAAAAACGCCGTGTATGAGTAGTCTTCCAGATGCAATTGACTGAGTCGGGCTCATCCGTCCCATCCTGACTTACACTACTGAGTCCTCATGACCCCATGACTCCACCGTCGTGGCTCTCTCACTCATCATCAGAGCTCATAaactcatcatcgtcatcaaagCCAGCAAAGGTCTTGACCTGCGCCTTCGGCTGGGCcgtctccttttccttgcctTTCAACGTCTCCTTGACCACTGTCACCTTCGGTTCGGGCTCCGGTTCCGATGGCGGCGTGGCGGCCCCATCCCGctcaccctcaacctccttctcatcttcacTCATCGCCTCACCACCTGAAGACgacccactcccactccccgAGCCACCCTCCCCAGGATTCGCCGCATTCGCCGCAGCCGCCGTAGCAGCCAACATGGACAAATTATCCGTATAAGCCCCGTTCTTCAGTGCCGTCATGACCgcctccctcgtcctctcatccagctcctccttatcctccacCCACTTGCCATCCAACATGAAtcccccacctccacctcccgcTTTCCCGTTCCGGATCTCCTCCTGCCGTTTTTCGGTTTGCTCCACAATCTGCTGCCACCGCTTCCtccgcttctccttctccttcttctccatgtccGGCTTGATGGCCAGGTAATCAGCCAATGCCTTGGCTTCCGTGATGGTCCGCAACCTACGGCCGTCTAGGTTGCGCGAGGACCCGTTATCTTCACCCTGGAGCCCGTTCTTCTTGCGCTTGGAGGACATGCGCCCGCCTTGGGCGCGGAGCTGGGAGCCGAAACCGCCTTTGCCGCCGCAGAGCGGGAGGGAGAggcggaggggaaggaattcgacattgttgctgttgggtaGAAGAGATGAGAGGGGCTgggtggaagatgaggggAGCTGcttgttggagttggtggtgagaaggaagcggaaggaagaggcggctgcggctgttTCAGATAGAGAGCCGGGCAGGCGGGTGAGGAGCCGGTCGCGAAGCTcggtgatggttgttgtggcGGGGAGGGCGAAGGTTAGGGTCGGTGGAAGGCCGGTGCCGGCTATGCTGGTTATGAGGACGTTGATCATATTGGTGGGATCCATTGTGATGATATTGACAAAAGTGTCGGCAGGTTCTTCTTCCGTAGGCAATtgttttggggttgatgcACTGGTTTGGATGTTTGATGCTGATCCACggcgtggtgttgatgatgatggatggcagaTAAGCAGCCTCCCTGCTGTGGAGCGTGAATGCGCTTATCGAAgtcttggtcgtcgatgacGCTGAACGATCGTTATCCGTGAAATGTTAAAGCGCCACGACAGAAAATTTGATCGGAATGGCTCGTAGGATGGCTGATGGATGGTTCGCGATTGGATTCGCTTGGTTGCATTGAAAAGAGGGCCGTTTTGGAGATGAACTTTGCCTCTGCGATGTCAGTTTGGAGAACCTTCATGGTCGCTGACACATGGGTCAAGCCACACGGTCCAGCCTTATCTGCGGACATCACCTGGGCGGTGAGGCGCCAAGACTTTGACAAATGTGGCTTGTGCTGCCCCGCTAGTTTCGCAACCCTACTATGGCATTGGAATTTCGGCACGCAGCCCACAAATCACTTAGATCTCGAATTTTGAGCTCTCGACTCCCGCAACGCCGACACTTTCCCCggaccaacaccaccaattGTGTCGACACCGGTCATCTCGTCAAAATGCTTATTCCCAAGGCTGACCGCAAGGCGATCCATGAGGTATGCGAAATCGATTTTTCTTGACGGCCATACATCGAAAAAAcacaaggaaggagggtggACAATTGTCAGAGATGGGAAACGAGGGCGTGCAAATGATTGCTGGGGGCCGTCAAGTTGAAAGTTGAAGCCAGAACGTTATGCTGACCATTTTAATGTAGTACCTCTTCCGTGAGGGCGTCATGGTCGCTGAGAAGAAGTAGGTTTCCACCCGAAATCCAAGTCAAAAGATATACACACATCCAGTCTTGCACCGTCCGAATCGCACGCAAATTTccgaaggggaggggggagttTTCGTCGCCGTCCGCCATTTCTGCTGTCGAACGACCATGCACACGACGAAACGTATTACACACGAGTTTCAGCCCGTTATCGCGACATCGACCCAAATCCACGCAGACACAGAAAAAGACAGACGCCAGCACGAACTCGCCCTCTATCCGCCGTGAACACCCGCCAGCGCGAAACGAATAACACATGCTAATTCGTAACACTCGTTTAGCTATGAGTCGACCCACGAGACCGGTATCCGCAACCTCTTTGTCATCAAGGCTTGCCAGTCTTTGACTTCCCGCGGCTACGTCAAGACCCAGTTCTCGTGGCAGTACTACTACTACACCCTCACCCCCGAGGGTCTCGACTACCTCCGCGAGTGGCTCCACCTCCCCGCTGAGATCGTCCCCGCCACCCACATCAAGTCGCAGCGTTCTCACGCTCCCCCCCGCGGCATGCTCGGTGGTGAGGAGCGCCGCGAGCGCCCCTtcggtggccgtggccgtggtgaCCGTGAGGGCGGTTACCGCCGCCGTGAGGCtggcgagggcaaggagggtGGTGCCCCCGGCGAGTTCGCTCCCCAGTTGTAAGTTGCCCTCGGCCTCTGTTTGGGCCGTCAAGGTTCTTTTTTTCGGGTAACTAACATTTGTGTCCCAACAGCCGTGGTGGTTTCGGTCGTGGCCGCGCCGGCCGTGGTGAGGCCCCTCCTTCGTAAATGTCGGAAGGCGGAATAATCTCTCTCAATCTTGGGTTGCCTGAACCACAGGCATAAAACAGCATGGGCACGACATGTACTCTTAAGTCTTCACGAGAAAGAGTGAAAGGGTCGACCAGCAATTGCACACCTACTCGCCGGGAACCGTGAGTGGTTTGTGAGGAGTTTGGTGGATAGAGATCATTCGGAAAACTTCTGCATTCAGGGTCATCATTTGCGGTCAATCGATTTCACTCGCGGCGTTCATTTTCGTGATTCTATACCTCCATCAAGAACAGCTTTCTGCACGTCTTACTCTGGCCGAGTGCGTTTATGACGTGATGACTTCGGAAAGGGGAAAGCCGGACGTTGCATGGAATGAAGGTTCGGGGAAAAACTACCAAGAGGCATAGAGTTTGGCTCCCTAGGACAGAAACGGCCTTCAGATAGCCAATTCCATGTTGCTGGTGTCGTAGGACAGGTACTCAGGCATTCACAAACGGTTCCCTTTTCACATGAACATGAAGTGACATTGTGGTGATCTTTCTCCAACGCAGGTAAAAGACCAGGATCGTCTTGCGGAATGAAACTCCAACGTACCCATATTCACCAGCCTCACCTGTGTCATTTGTTTACACCATGACTGATTACCCCTGAGCTCTTGGCCTGCAATCAGGAGAGGGCTCCAGGAGTTCGGACAGTTTGTTTACGAGATGGGAATCGTTAAATTACCATTCCGCCCCGGATTGTAACTTACACGTACAACGAAATACACACGTATAACCCTGGACGTCATCCTGTCATTACTGCCTGCGCTTCTCATTCATTCGACGCCAAGATATTTCTCTTCTCCAGTTCAACGTCAACTGGTTTGTTGATTCTTCGACACATCATCCAAAAGGAGAAAACCTTTAAGATTCCACCGAATAAAGAGCCATCTAGTTTCTCAAAAACACAGGCAGAACAAATG
This DNA window, taken from Sordaria macrospora chromosome 5, complete sequence, encodes the following:
- a CDS encoding 40S ribosomal protein eS10, with protein sequence MALEFRHAAHKSLRSRILSSRLPQRRHFPRTNTTNCVDTGHLVKMLIPKADRKAIHEYLFREGVMVAEKNYESTHETGIRNLFVIKACQSLTSRGYVKTQFSWQYYYYTLTPEGLDYLREWLHLPAEIVPATHIKSQRSHAPPRGMLGGEERRERPFGGRGRGDREGGYRRREAGEGKEGGAPGEFAPQFRGGFGRGRAGRGEAPPS